The Henckelia pumila isolate YLH828 chromosome 2, ASM3356847v2, whole genome shotgun sequence genome includes a window with the following:
- the LOC140884289 gene encoding uncharacterized protein, which translates to MVREQSIESFYTRLKESALASASSAPLLIFPSTSDVDSLCSLKIMCHVLESDSIRYACYPVSSFKEIHDYAGPNLSSSSDDRMTILLINWGCHRDLRRVLELGPLARVFVVDSHRPIHLHNLSDQNDSVVVLYTKDDELQADLAYEFDVSALANASELDSDDEVEDDLDSEDDNESDSEEEGGARNRKKRRVSQENIDDPVKLFRKLKKEYYFMGTFHGKPSGCLMYDLSHSLRKNKNELLWLACVALTDQFVHERLTDERYQAGVMELEQHINSSGNLNAVTSITLKDGTKVAAPDSSRIAYEDEPRLMLLQEWNLFDSMLCSSYIATKLKTWSDNGLKKMQLLLARMGFARDECKQQFQYMSVEIKHRMKDMFEQYLPEFGLTDFYFRGFLLFHGYSSKVSAADVVYGVTALLESSVEADGSSGSKQFGVAYDSLSLSNLDKLETGMRQAIKVQRAVLRLGSTAITKKGSIRSGSKFRWVKLEDSADTKLLCFPQSLTKFGYFLMDALREKGARMKPLICICCTQDHKVLIVGICGKPRLGAVQGNAFGIAFRSAAEETGAEYFHELFESSWIVLEAGAINPFMIRLTKNLL; encoded by the coding sequence ATGGTGAGGGAGCAAAGCATCGAGTCATTTTATACGAGATTAAAGGAATCAGCATTAGCATCTGCTTCCTCCGCGCCTTTGCTGATTTTCCCCTCGACTTCAGATGTAGATTCACTGTGTTCTTTGAAAATCATGTGTCATGTTCTCGAATCGGATTCGATTAGGTATGCGTGTTACCCAGTTTCGAGTTTCAAGGAAATTCACGATTATGCGGGACCTAATTTGAGTTCTTCGTCAGATGATCGCATGACCATTTTGTTGATAAACTGGGGTTGCCATAGGGATCTTAGAAGGGTTCTAGAACTTGGACCGTTAGCTCGTGTTTTTGTTGTAGACAGTCATAGGCCTATACATTTGCACAATTTAAGCGATCAAAATGATTCCGTGGTGGTGCTTTACACGAAAGATGATGAGCTACAAGCTGATTTAGCTTATGAATTTGATGTATCGGCTCTGGCTAATGCTAGCGAATTGGATAGTGACGACGAAGTTGAGGATGATTTGGATAGCGAAGATGATAATGAGAGTGACAGTGAGGAAGAGGGTGGGGCACGGAACAGAAAGAAAAGGAGAGTTTCACAAGAAAACATAGACGACCCAGTTAAGCTTTTTAGGAAGTTGAAGAAAGAGTACTATTTTATGGGAACTTTCCATGGGAAGCCATCAGGGTGTTTGATGTACGATCTCTCACACTCACTGCGAAAGAACAAAAATGAGTTGCTTTGGTTGGCCTGTGTGGCTTTGACTGACCAATTTGTACACGAGAGGTTAACAGATGAAAGATACCAGGCCGGGGTGATGGAGCTTGAGCAACACATAAACAGCTCAGGAAATTTGAATGCTGTTACATCAATCACTCTCAAGGATGGCACAAAGGTTGCTGCGCCTGATTCTTCTAGAATTGCTTATGAGGATGAGCCAAGGCTGATGTTATTACAAGAATGGAACTTATTTGATTCAATGCTATGCTCTTCCTACATAGCTACTAAGTTGAAAACTTGGAGTGACAATGGATTGAAAAAGATGCAGCTTCTTTTAGCTCGGATGGGATTTGCACGGGATGAGTGCAAACAGCAGTTTCAGTACATGAGCGTAGAGATAAAACACAGAATGAAGGATATGTTTGAACAATATTTACCAGAGTTTGGGCTCACTGATTTTTATTTCCGAGGTTTCTTACTGTTTCATGGGTATAGCTCGAAAGTATCAGCTGCAGATGTTGTGTATGGGGTGACAGCTCTTTTAGAGTCATCAGTAGAAGCAGATGGCTCCTCCGGTTCCAAGCAATTTGGGGTAGCTTATGATTCCTTGTCCTTAAGCAATCTTGACAAGCTTGAAACAGGAATGCGACAGGCTATTAAGGTGCAAAGGGCGGTTCTTAGGCTTGGGAGCACAGCCATAACAAAGAAAGGTTCGATAAGAAGTGGAAGTAAATTCCGGTGGGTGAAGCTCGAGGACTCTGCAGATACAAAGCTCCTGTGTTTCCCTCAATCCTTAACTAAATTTGGCTACTTTCTGATGGATGCTTTACGTGAGAAGGGAGCGAGAATGAAACCTTTGATATGTATTTGCTGCACGCAAGACCACAAGGTCTTAATCGTTGGTATCTGTGGAAAGCCTCGGCTAGGAGCAGTTCAAGGAAATGCGTTCGGAATTGCTTTCAGAAGTGCTGCCGAGGAGACTGGAGCTGAGTATTTTCATGAGCTATTTGAGTCATCCTGGATAGTTTTGGAGGCAGGTGCAATAAATCCATTCATGATTCGGTTGACAAAAAACCTTCTGTGA
- the LOC140880003 gene encoding RPM1-interacting protein 4 isoform X1: MSRANVPKFGNWESEDSVPYTVYFDKARKTKGGKMINPNDPQENPEMFENADSSPLAPANAHVPPSRPRTRPEEPIVKGAVKPSPQHGVAREDGDFRQSGNPPARYENTNQKAAGDSNYGTHRPKQARSQLPSAGSDQSFERSPLHQQAKVGGRVGGPQGWEGKNYEGSQGTAGKSRMRQANLGDDSPDKGAAVPRFGEWENDPQSAENFTDIFQKVREERNAGPGNVSTTPRHSSYPTRGQPSNQPKRCCCPWW; encoded by the exons CGTGCCAATGTGCCAAAATTCGGCAACTGGGAAAGTGAAGACAGTGTTCCTTACACCGTTTACTTTGACAAAGCAAGAAAAACTAAAGGTGGAAAGATGATCAACCCAAACGATCCCCAGGAGAATCCTGAGATGTTCGAAAACGCGGACTCTTCGCCTCTTGCTCCTGCTAATGCTCATGTTCCTCCATCAAGACCGAGAACTCGACCTGAGGAGCCTATTGTGAAGGGAGCAGTTAAGCCTTCGCCCCAACATGGTGTAGCCAGGGAGGACGGAGATTTCAGGCAGTCTGGCAATCCTCCTGCTCGGTATGAAAATACGAATCAGAAAGCTGCTGGTGACTCAAATTATGGTACCCATAGACCGAAGCAAGCTCGGTCCCAACTGCCTAGTGCAGGATCCGATCAAAGCTTTGAACGGTCACCACTTCATCAGCAGGCAAAAGTAGGGGGAAGAGTCGGCGGACCTCAAGGCTGGGAAGGAAAGAATTATGAGGGTAGTCAAGGCACCGCTGGAAAATCACGTATGAGACAAGCTAATCTTGGAGATGACAGT CCTGATAAAGGCGCAGCAGTTCCTAGATTTGGTGAATGGGAGAATGATCCTCAGTCTGCAGAAAATTTTACGGACATATTCCAGAAAGTTCGGGAGGAAAGGAATGCAGGGCCTGGAAACGTGTCGACCACACCTAGACATTCCTCTTATCCGACGCGCGGTCAACCATCCAATCAACCAAAG AGATGCTGCTGCCCTTGGTGGTAA
- the LOC140884541 gene encoding uncharacterized protein, which translates to MSELCDSKIKIFTLSLSDLVLFCSVILYHPLYFSYFVFFLPYILKLVSFIYPLFITTFLVLFAVLAGVVHDSFSTEFGKSWVGHLQIACRSVLERLQSKKEVENGGFGCLEDLEMYNIVFGISVMGVEGNQVEVMGENSGENPLQGLQSSVKEGSLDGDLNLNKCELFTDDKAKESSVLGAEMEEKKLESFLKLLDEFEKMNPRLDEKKVEPPPVNKETEKIGEKQIALSPLGNETNVTYTKWRKEHIPKVKTHSQRLKLNDDHTKENGVENPPTMGSNVGTYGSMRKEKEWRRTLACMLFEERHNVDGGEGMDSLWETYETDSTKPKSSKKKYNKKKSGFESDEEYGYEDEMEGNLCCLQAIKLSAGKMNLGVGKPSLVKFSKAVKGFGWLHRVGKNNKKVHNSGDRY; encoded by the coding sequence ATGTCTGAGTTGTGCGATTCCAAGATTAAAATTTTCACGCTTTCATTATCTGACTTGGTCTTATTTTGTTCAGTCATTCTTTATCATCCACTCTACTTTTCTTACTTCGTTTTCTTCTTACCTTACATTCTTAAACTTGTGTCTTTTATCTACCCTCTGTTCATCACCACTTTCCTTGTCCTCTTTGCTGTTCTTGCTGGTGTTGTTCATGATAGTTTCTCGACTGAATTTGGGAAAAGTTGGGTTGGCCATCTGCAGATTGCTTGTAGGTCTGTTTTAGAAAGGTTgcagtccaagaaagaagttgaAAATGGAGGGTTTGGTTGTTTGGAGGATCTTGAAATGTATAATATTGTGTTTGGCATTTCAGTGATGGGAGTTGAAGGAAACCAAGTTGAAGTCATGGGGGAAAACTCAGGAGAAAATCCTTTGCAAGGATTACAATCAAGTGTTAAAGAAGGTTCATTGGATGGAGACCTCAACCTCAACAAATGTGAGCTTTTCACTGATGATAAGGCAAAAGAGAGTTCGGTTCTTGGTGCTGAGatggaagagaagaaattggAGAGTTTCTTGAAATTGTTGGATGAATTCGAAAAGATGAATCCAAGATTGGATGAGAAGAAAGTTGAGCCACCACCAGTGAACAAGGAAACCGAAAAAATAGGAGAAAAACAGATTGCATTGTCACCTCTGGGAAATGAAACAAATGTGACCTACACTAAATGGAGAAAAGAGCACATTCCAAAGGTCAAAACACATTCTCAAAGGCTAAAATTGAATGATGATCATACTAAAGAAAATGGCGTGGAGAATCCTCCAACAATGGGTTCGAATGTTGGGACCTATGGATCCATGAGGAAGGAGAAGGAGTGGAGAAGGACATTGGCGTGCATGTTATTCGAGGAGCGACACAATGTGGATGGTGGTGAGGGTATGGACTCTTTGTGGGAGACATACGAAACAGATTCGACTAAGCCAAAGTCGTCGAAGAAGAAGTACAACAAAAAGAAGAGTGGATTTGAATCAGATGAAGAGTATGGCTATGAAGACGAGATGGAGGGCAATCTGTGTTGCTTACAAGCCATCAAATTGTCGGCGGGGAAGATGAATTTAGGCGTGGGAAAGCCTAGTCTTGTTAAGTTTTCCAAGGCTGTTAAAGGTTTCGGATGGTTGCATCGAGTGGGCAAGAACAACAAGAAGGTGCATAATAGTGGAGACAGATACTAG
- the LOC140882993 gene encoding ethylene-responsive transcription factor-like protein At4g13040 — translation MVSIRRRRLLGLSSGRNPVFAPFPRVFDHGPTPETGVESARPGSVHPFLSMNNDMPKEESTLDNGTGSSKSSSILQEDNFFRQFPEVKRRKRHRRKHVENQEPCIMRGVYLKNAKWQAAIKVDKKQIHLGTVGSQEEAARLYDRAAFMCGREPNFELSEEEKRELKKFKWEEFLAMTRSAISHKKVQRRTGHGSQRKHQNIDSEGEQERSVFSTSEDEALVP, via the exons ATGGTCAGCATCCGAAGACGGAGACTATTAGGATTGTCTTCTG GGAGGAATCCTGTCTTTGCTCCATTTCCCAGAGTTTTTGATCATGGACCTACTCCCGAAACTGGTGTGGAGAGTGCAAGACCAGGCAGTGTTCATCCTTTCCTTTCAATGAATAATGACATGCCAAAAGAA GAATCTACCTTGGACAATGGGACTGGTTCTTCAAAGTCATCCTCCATTCTACAAGAAGACAACTTCTTTCGGCAATTCCCTG AGGTCAAACGCAGAAAGAGGCACAGGAGAAAGCATGTCGAGAATCAAGAACCATGTATCATGAGAGGtgtttatttaaagaatgctaAATGGCAAGCTGCTATTAAAGTTGACAAGAAACAAATACACTTGGGAACTGTTGGATCTCAAGAAGAGGCTGCTCGATTGTACGACAG GGCTGCATTTATGTGTGGGAGGGAGCCAAACTTTGAACTCTCGGAGGAAGAAAAGCGGGAACTCAAGAAATTCAAGTGGGAAGAATTTTTAGCCATGACTCGTTCTGCAATTTCTCACAAGA AGGTTCAGAGACGAACTGGCCATGGTTCACAGAGAAAACACCAAAACATTGATTCAGAAGGCGAGCAAGAACGCAGTGTTTTTTCCACATCAGAAGATGAAGCATTGGTTCCTTGA
- the LOC140881401 gene encoding uncharacterized protein — MSSQDRVRRYTRGRRRKPMLDVDLNLVPQMPCGQEGTSNQASSQDQGNTPLTAAIDLDAYDDDDVIISSPRAFAEAKNNSRRNHGRTVVVDLESEERPSRNKRARFPTSQTICDFYINLEGSSNSNSNSMRNRGQRVSLTPPPPKEPTFSCPVCMGTLVEETSTKCGHIFCKACIKAAIAAQGKCPTCRRKITMKDVIRIYLPATNST, encoded by the exons ATGAGCAGCCAGGATCGAGTCAGGAGGTATACGAGGGGTAGACGGAGGAAGCCAATGTTAGATGTTGATCTTAATCTTGTGCCCCAAATGCCATGTGGTCAGGAGGGGACTTCAAATCAAGCAAGTTCTCAGGACCAGGGAAACACACCACTGACTGCTGCAATCGACCTGGATGcatatgatgatgatgatgttatCATATCTTCCCCGAGGGCTTTTGCAGAA GCTAAAAACAATTCTAGAAGGAATCATGGACGTACTGTTGTGGTTGATCTTGAATCTG AAGAAAGACCATCTCGCAACAAGCGCGCAAGGTTTCCTACAAGCCAAACAATTTGCGATTTCTACATAAATCTAGAAGGCAGTAGcaattccaattccaattccatg AGAAACAGAGGACAGAGAGTGTCATTGACGCCACCGCCACCAAAGGAGCCTACATTTAGTTGTCCAGTCTGCATGGGCACATTGGTTGAGGAGACATCCACCAAGTGTGGTCACATTTTTTGCAAAGCATGCATCAAAGCTGCCATAGCTGCTCAGGGTAAATGCCCTACCTGTAGGAGGAAAATCACTATGAAAGACGTAATTAGAATATATCTTCCTGCCACAAACAGTACTTAa
- the LOC140880003 gene encoding RPM1-interacting protein 4 isoform X2, whose product MINPNDPQENPEMFENADSSPLAPANAHVPPSRPRTRPEEPIVKGAVKPSPQHGVAREDGDFRQSGNPPARYENTNQKAAGDSNYGTHRPKQARSQLPSAGSDQSFERSPLHQQAKVGGRVGGPQGWEGKNYEGSQGTAGKSRMRQANLGDDSPDKGAAVPRFGEWENDPQSAENFTDIFQKVREERNAGPGNVSTTPRHSSYPTRGQPSNQPKRCCCPWW is encoded by the exons ATGATCAACCCAAACGATCCCCAGGAGAATCCTGAGATGTTCGAAAACGCGGACTCTTCGCCTCTTGCTCCTGCTAATGCTCATGTTCCTCCATCAAGACCGAGAACTCGACCTGAGGAGCCTATTGTGAAGGGAGCAGTTAAGCCTTCGCCCCAACATGGTGTAGCCAGGGAGGACGGAGATTTCAGGCAGTCTGGCAATCCTCCTGCTCGGTATGAAAATACGAATCAGAAAGCTGCTGGTGACTCAAATTATGGTACCCATAGACCGAAGCAAGCTCGGTCCCAACTGCCTAGTGCAGGATCCGATCAAAGCTTTGAACGGTCACCACTTCATCAGCAGGCAAAAGTAGGGGGAAGAGTCGGCGGACCTCAAGGCTGGGAAGGAAAGAATTATGAGGGTAGTCAAGGCACCGCTGGAAAATCACGTATGAGACAAGCTAATCTTGGAGATGACAGT CCTGATAAAGGCGCAGCAGTTCCTAGATTTGGTGAATGGGAGAATGATCCTCAGTCTGCAGAAAATTTTACGGACATATTCCAGAAAGTTCGGGAGGAAAGGAATGCAGGGCCTGGAAACGTGTCGACCACACCTAGACATTCCTCTTATCCGACGCGCGGTCAACCATCCAATCAACCAAAG AGATGCTGCTGCCCTTGGTGGTAA
- the LOC140884550 gene encoding wound-induced basic protein yields the protein MIYDVTSPLFRSFLSQKGGSSDKRKTEEQKPREQKPKANENKPVMNE from the exons ATGATTTACGACGTCACTTCTCCTCTTTTCCGTTCGTTCCTCAGCCAGAAGGGTGGCTCTTCCGACAAGag GAAAACTGAAGAGCAGAAGCCAAGGGAACAGAAGCCAAAAGCAAATGAAAACAAACCTGTTATGAATGAGTAA